One Vanessa atalanta chromosome 8, ilVanAtal1.2, whole genome shotgun sequence genomic window carries:
- the LOC125066021 gene encoding uncharacterized protein LOC125066021, whose translation MDARTLSIFFLLLTPVVIEPWQTLDARPSQEMRRHFHYHSKRHMLPRDSGRKKHITTQRSKEYRKKPSGHLKPLQEDDMENDEIVSVAIGPPAIRPIYDKMVKYPNKTFNRTTNSYETAASNLVKDVFVQIGREFLTRQVNEDFVFGQYVGNSMRNLTNDLRLKMQHEILDIIVKYQKINRETDVNIVQTTTTASPEEKFAMTVLKDTQTEKKTVNDTEDGWPDFTNLAKIVG comes from the exons ATGGACGCAAGAACTTTGTCCATTTTCTTTTTACTTCTAACGCCAGTTGTTATT GAACCTTGGCAAACACTGGATGCAAGGCCGAGTCAAGAAATGCGAAGACATTTTCACTACCATTCAAAACGACATATGTTACCTCGGGATAGTGGAAGGAAAAAGCACATAACAACACAAAGATCAAAAGAGTACAGAAAAAAG ccTTCAGGGCATCTCAAACCACTTCAAGAAGATGATATGGAAAACGATGAAATAGTCTCTGTAGCCATTGGACCACCAGCTATACGAccaatatatgataaaatggtTAAATATCCGAACAAAACTTTTAATCGTACTACAAATTCTTATGAAACTGCAGCGTCGAACCTCGTTAAAGATGTTTTTGTTCAAATAGGAAGAGAGTTCTTGACGCGTCAAGTTAATGAAGATTTTGTATTCGGACAATACGTTGGAAATTCTATGAGAAATTTGACTAATGATTTGAGGCTAAAAATGCAGCATGAGATTTTggatataatagttaaatatcaaaaaataaatcgtgAAACAGATGTTAATATAGttcaaacaacaacaacagctTCGCCTGAAGAAAAGTTTGCGATGACCGTATTAAAAGATACACAAACTGAGAAGAAAACTGTAAACGATACTGAAGATGGCTGGCCTGATTTTACCAATTTAGCTAAGATTGTAGGTTAG